In one window of Posidoniimonas corsicana DNA:
- a CDS encoding diacylglycerol kinase, whose amino-acid sequence MFPPAERWAEKYRCALRGVAVAVRGEDSFWAHIPATIAVAALGFWLEVSLTEWLLLALCIGVVLTAELFNTALEHLAKAVTSEHDEHVRNALDVAAAAVLAASVMAKIVGTVIFATRLFG is encoded by the coding sequence ATGTTCCCTCCCGCCGAACGCTGGGCCGAGAAGTACCGCTGCGCGTTGCGCGGCGTAGCGGTCGCGGTCCGCGGCGAGGACAGCTTCTGGGCGCACATCCCGGCCACGATCGCGGTGGCGGCGCTGGGCTTTTGGCTGGAAGTGTCGCTGACCGAGTGGCTGCTGCTGGCGCTGTGCATCGGCGTGGTGCTGACCGCCGAGCTCTTCAACACGGCCCTGGAGCACCTGGCCAAGGCCGTGACCAGCGAGCACGACGAGCACGTCCGAAACGCGCTGGACGTCGCCGCGGCCGCCGTGCTGGCGGCGTCGGTGATGGCGAAGATCGTAGGGACCGTGATCTTCGCGACGCGGCTGTTCGGTTAG
- the folD gene encoding bifunctional methylenetetrahydrofolate dehydrogenase/methenyltetrahydrofolate cyclohydrolase FolD, which translates to MAQVISGKEIAKQLKSELAAEVAEFIQNNACVPRLAAVLVGEDPASDVYVRNKRKACEAVGMESDLHRLPAETTQDELLTLVAKLNKDPAVHGILIQLPLPPQIDSDRVLRAVNPAKDVDAFHPENVGLLVQGQPRFLPCTPHGVLQMLGRSGVETAGKHAVVLGRSHIVGRPLSIMLSQPPYNATVTICHSRTADLASVTKQADILIAAIGKPKFVTADMVKPGATVIDVGTNRTDDGLVGDADYEAVGEVAGAISPVPGGVGPMTITMLLYNTLEAARGLET; encoded by the coding sequence ATGGCCCAGGTAATCAGCGGCAAGGAAATCGCCAAGCAGCTCAAGAGCGAGCTGGCCGCGGAGGTTGCCGAATTCATCCAGAACAACGCCTGCGTGCCCCGGCTGGCCGCCGTGCTAGTTGGCGAGGACCCGGCGAGTGACGTCTACGTCCGCAACAAGCGGAAGGCGTGCGAGGCGGTCGGCATGGAGAGCGACCTGCACCGCCTGCCCGCCGAGACGACGCAGGACGAGCTGCTGACGCTGGTGGCGAAGCTCAATAAGGACCCGGCGGTCCACGGCATCCTGATCCAGCTGCCGCTGCCGCCGCAGATCGACTCCGACCGCGTGCTGCGGGCCGTGAACCCGGCCAAGGACGTCGACGCGTTCCACCCGGAAAACGTCGGCCTGCTGGTGCAGGGTCAGCCTAGGTTCCTGCCCTGCACGCCGCACGGCGTGCTGCAGATGCTGGGGCGGAGCGGTGTTGAGACCGCCGGCAAGCACGCGGTGGTGCTGGGCCGCAGCCACATCGTCGGCCGGCCGCTGTCGATCATGCTCAGCCAGCCGCCGTACAACGCCACCGTGACAATTTGTCACAGCCGCACGGCCGACCTGGCGTCGGTCACCAAGCAGGCGGACATCCTGATCGCGGCGATCGGCAAGCCCAAGTTCGTGACCGCCGACATGGTCAAGCCCGGAGCGACCGTGATCGACGTGGGCACCAACCGCACCGACGACGGCCTGGTCGGCGACGCCGACTACGAGGCGGTCGGCGAAGTGGCCGGCGCCATCAGCCCGGTGCCCGGCGGCGTCGGGCCGATGACCATCACGATGTTGCTGTACAACACGCTGGAAGCGGCGCGGGGGTTGGAAACGTAA
- the ilvE gene encoding branched-chain-amino-acid transaminase, which yields MSRQVYINGAFYAKEEAKISVFDHGLLYGDGVFEGLRSYGGKVFHLAEHIDRLYESARAICLELPMSPEEMTDAVNQTVKANKIEDGYIRLVVTRGSGTLGLDPNRCSVPQVIIIADSITLYPQEYYDNGLEIITSSVIRNHPAALSPRIKSLNYLNNILAKIEGLNAGCIEALMLNHKGEVAECTGDNIFLVKHGELYTPPLDAGILAGVTRNVVINLAKEHGVVTHESSLTKHDVYVADECFLTGSAAEVIPVVKVDTRVIGSGKPGPLSKKLKQLFAEYARS from the coding sequence ATGTCGCGACAGGTTTATATCAACGGCGCCTTCTACGCCAAGGAAGAGGCCAAGATCAGCGTTTTCGACCACGGCCTGCTGTACGGCGACGGCGTCTTTGAGGGCTTGCGGAGCTACGGCGGCAAGGTGTTCCATCTGGCCGAGCACATCGACCGGTTGTACGAGTCCGCCCGGGCGATCTGCCTGGAGCTGCCGATGTCGCCCGAGGAGATGACCGACGCGGTCAACCAGACCGTCAAGGCGAACAAGATCGAGGACGGCTACATCCGCCTGGTGGTGACCCGCGGCAGCGGCACGCTGGGCCTGGACCCGAACCGCTGCAGCGTGCCCCAGGTGATCATCATCGCCGACAGCATCACGCTGTACCCGCAGGAGTACTACGACAACGGGCTGGAGATCATCACCAGCAGCGTGATCCGCAACCACCCGGCCGCGCTGAGCCCGCGGATCAAGTCGCTGAACTACCTGAACAATATCCTCGCCAAGATCGAGGGCCTGAACGCCGGCTGCATCGAGGCCCTGATGCTTAACCACAAGGGCGAGGTGGCCGAGTGCACCGGCGACAACATCTTCCTCGTCAAGCACGGCGAGCTCTACACGCCGCCGCTGGACGCCGGCATCCTGGCGGGCGTGACCCGCAACGTGGTGATCAACCTGGCCAAGGAGCACGGCGTCGTGACCCACGAGTCGAGCCTCACCAAGCACGACGTGTACGTGGCCGACGAGTGCTTCCTGACCGGCAGCGCCGCCGAGGTGATCCCGGTAGTGAAGGTCGACACGCGGGTGATCGGCTCCGGCAAGCCGGGGCCCTTGAGCAAGAAGCTGAAGCAGCTGTTCGCCGAGTACGCGCGGTCGTAG
- a CDS encoding phosphatidylglycerophosphatase A family protein, translating into MSEEASSGFSPSVCVATGLGVGLVLPAPGTFGALWGVPWAWAVLTCPQPWVGWASVLIGLVLGVPLCDAAARRLGMKDPGPVVWDEIATVPLVFLFVGDLGPWWWLAVGFGLHRVFDISKPWPCNRLEKLPGGWGIMADDVVAGLYGAVAMLLIRWAAGY; encoded by the coding sequence ATGTCGGAAGAAGCGTCTAGCGGGTTTTCGCCCTCGGTGTGCGTCGCCACCGGGTTGGGGGTGGGGCTGGTCCTGCCCGCCCCCGGCACGTTCGGCGCGCTGTGGGGGGTCCCGTGGGCGTGGGCGGTACTCACGTGCCCTCAGCCTTGGGTCGGGTGGGCGTCGGTGCTGATCGGGTTGGTGTTGGGGGTTCCGCTGTGCGACGCGGCGGCCCGCCGGCTCGGCATGAAAGACCCCGGCCCCGTGGTGTGGGACGAGATCGCCACCGTGCCGCTGGTATTCCTGTTTGTCGGCGACCTCGGCCCCTGGTGGTGGCTCGCGGTTGGCTTCGGCCTGCACCGCGTGTTCGACATCAGCAAGCCGTGGCCCTGCAACCGGCTCGAAAAACTTCCCGGCGGGTGGGGCATCATGGCCGACGACGTCGTGGCCGGGCTCTACGGCGCGGTCGCGATGCTGCTGATCCGCTGGGCGGCCGGCTACTAG
- a CDS encoding LPS-assembly protein LptD, with the protein MAAWLAATVAARADLHLPAPDPSQEIVAQAGAATQWTEGLYHVRLLSRGVSIRQGETSIEAEQAVLFTDIDPDPAKPRRVIVYAEGSSGRPVLQKLRAAGAKPDAPPVARQQSPDWYGTLITDATVEWRSPPPAPRGEALPEIASRALKRLRTVDTQVQPVQFDAPAMATPLAAPPAGLLPSQPGFRQVDIYKRSAVGTNMVIQPDQPGGETIYSISEGVQIVVQGIDSGGLPEFLGEVDSFDLETDRAVVWAGGNAGGMSFQQQKGDSLEIYMEGNIVFRQGDRVIYADRMYYDVRSRSGVVLNAELLTPLPEVDGKKYRGLVRLKAGMIRQLDATRFVATDALFTSSRLEEPSYHFGAETITFEDVPTPIINPLTGLPDANPATGEVRYEHERLATARNSRVYLGGVPVFYWPTIATDLEEPTYYVTDLSIGNDSVYGFQFLLDLDVYQLLGSKAPKGVDWDLSLDYLRNRGFGYGTEYSYNTNTFLGHNGPARGRADLWAIHDGGLDNLGFLRRSLVPEASYRGRAFWNHRQNISDGLLDGWIAQAEVGWISDRTFLEQYYESEWDENKDQITGGRLRRLAGNQSLSIEANARLNEFFTQTQWLPRLDHWIMGQDLLGDTLTWYAHTNVGYADYKIATAPADPLTSLGLTVYDAFPWEAEVKGERFATRHEIDFPIDADPFKIVPFALGEFAHWGEDLTGDDLQRTYIHTGVRASIPFWAANPEIRDPLFNLHGLAHKVVFDAEVTYTDASENFDRLPLYDEIEDDSLEEQRRRYFDPLFAPGLAGLYVGGAIDPRVDPRVYAIRGGIHSWVASPTTELVDDQMAMRVGMRHRLQTKRGKPGQERIIDWLTFDSNATWFPDDERDNFGEPFGLLDYTMQWHVGDRTTFLSDGFADTFADGLRTVSGGVLLNRPTIGNLYVGYRTVRGPFSADLVTATLNYRMSPKWIGSASTVVDFSEAGNIGQSFLISRLGEAIITSIGINVDPSKGNVGFNFAMEPRFLPSLAITRRTGIDIPPAGYNGLE; encoded by the coding sequence ATGGCCGCCTGGCTGGCGGCGACCGTCGCCGCGCGGGCCGACCTGCACCTGCCGGCGCCGGACCCGTCGCAAGAGATCGTCGCCCAGGCGGGCGCCGCCACGCAGTGGACCGAGGGCCTGTACCACGTCCGGCTGCTGAGCCGCGGCGTGAGCATCCGCCAGGGCGAGACCTCCATCGAGGCCGAGCAGGCGGTGCTCTTCACCGACATCGACCCCGACCCCGCTAAGCCGCGGCGGGTGATCGTGTACGCCGAGGGCAGCAGCGGGCGGCCCGTGCTGCAGAAGCTGCGGGCCGCCGGCGCCAAGCCCGACGCGCCCCCGGTCGCGCGGCAGCAGTCGCCCGACTGGTACGGCACGCTGATCACCGACGCGACCGTGGAGTGGCGTTCCCCGCCACCCGCCCCGCGGGGCGAGGCGTTGCCCGAGATCGCGTCGCGGGCGCTCAAGCGGCTGCGGACCGTGGACACCCAGGTGCAGCCGGTCCAGTTCGACGCGCCGGCCATGGCCACCCCGCTCGCCGCGCCGCCCGCCGGCCTGCTGCCCTCGCAGCCGGGCTTCCGGCAGGTGGACATCTACAAGCGGAGCGCGGTGGGCACCAACATGGTTATCCAGCCCGACCAGCCCGGCGGCGAGACCATCTACTCGATTTCCGAAGGCGTGCAGATCGTGGTCCAGGGGATCGACTCCGGCGGGCTGCCCGAGTTCCTGGGAGAGGTCGACAGCTTCGACCTCGAGACCGATCGCGCCGTGGTGTGGGCGGGCGGGAACGCCGGGGGCATGAGCTTCCAGCAGCAGAAAGGCGACTCGCTCGAGATCTACATGGAGGGCAACATCGTCTTCCGCCAGGGCGACCGCGTCATCTACGCCGACCGCATGTACTACGACGTCCGCTCGCGGAGCGGCGTGGTGCTCAACGCCGAGCTGCTGACCCCGCTGCCAGAGGTCGACGGCAAGAAGTACCGCGGCCTGGTGCGGCTCAAGGCGGGCATGATCCGCCAGCTCGACGCTACGCGCTTTGTCGCGACCGACGCATTGTTCACCAGCAGCCGGCTGGAGGAGCCCAGCTACCACTTCGGCGCCGAGACCATCACCTTCGAGGACGTGCCCACGCCGATCATCAACCCGCTGACCGGCCTGCCGGACGCCAACCCGGCCACCGGCGAGGTACGGTACGAGCACGAACGGCTGGCCACCGCCCGCAACAGCCGCGTGTACCTGGGCGGCGTGCCGGTGTTCTACTGGCCGACCATCGCCACCGACCTCGAGGAGCCGACCTATTACGTGACGGACCTGAGCATCGGCAACGACAGCGTCTACGGGTTCCAGTTCCTCCTGGACCTGGACGTCTACCAGCTGCTCGGCTCGAAGGCGCCCAAGGGCGTCGACTGGGACCTCAGCCTGGACTACCTGCGGAACCGCGGCTTCGGCTACGGCACCGAGTACTCGTACAACACCAACACGTTCCTCGGCCACAACGGCCCCGCCCGCGGCCGGGCCGACCTGTGGGCCATCCACGACGGCGGGCTCGACAACCTCGGCTTCCTCAGGCGGTCGCTCGTGCCCGAGGCGAGCTACCGCGGCCGCGCGTTCTGGAACCACCGACAGAACATCTCCGACGGGCTGCTCGACGGCTGGATCGCCCAGGCCGAGGTGGGCTGGATCAGCGACCGCACCTTCCTGGAGCAGTACTACGAGTCCGAGTGGGACGAGAACAAGGACCAGATCACCGGCGGCCGGCTCCGCCGCCTGGCCGGCAACCAGTCGCTCAGCATTGAGGCCAACGCGCGGCTCAACGAGTTTTTCACCCAGACGCAGTGGCTGCCGCGGCTGGACCACTGGATCATGGGCCAGGACCTGCTGGGCGACACGCTCACTTGGTACGCCCACACCAACGTGGGCTACGCGGACTACAAGATCGCCACCGCGCCGGCCGACCCGCTGACTTCGCTCGGCCTCACGGTGTACGACGCCTTCCCCTGGGAGGCCGAGGTCAAGGGCGAGCGGTTCGCCACCCGTCACGAGATCGACTTCCCCATCGACGCCGACCCGTTCAAGATCGTGCCGTTCGCCCTCGGCGAGTTCGCCCACTGGGGCGAGGACCTCACCGGCGACGACCTGCAACGCACGTACATCCACACCGGCGTGCGGGCGAGCATCCCGTTCTGGGCCGCCAACCCCGAGATCCGCGACCCGCTGTTCAACCTCCACGGGCTGGCCCACAAGGTGGTGTTCGACGCGGAGGTCACGTACACCGACGCCAGCGAGAACTTCGACCGGCTGCCGCTGTACGACGAGATCGAGGACGACTCGCTCGAGGAGCAGCGGCGGCGCTACTTCGACCCGCTGTTCGCACCCGGGCTGGCGGGCCTGTACGTGGGCGGCGCCATCGACCCGCGGGTCGACCCCCGCGTGTACGCCATCCGCGGCGGCATCCACAGCTGGGTCGCCTCGCCCACCACCGAGCTGGTCGACGACCAGATGGCGATGCGGGTCGGCATGCGGCACCGCCTGCAGACCAAGCGTGGCAAGCCGGGGCAGGAACGGATCATCGACTGGCTGACCTTCGACTCCAACGCCACCTGGTTCCCGGACGACGAGCGGGACAACTTCGGCGAGCCGTTCGGGCTGCTGGACTACACCATGCAGTGGCACGTCGGCGACCGCACCACCTTCTTGTCCGACGGCTTCGCCGACACGTTCGCCGACGGCCTGCGGACCGTGTCCGGGGGCGTGCTGCTCAACCGGCCGACCATCGGCAACCTGTACGTCGGCTACCGCACGGTCCGCGGCCCGTTCAGCGCCGACCTGGTCACCGCCACGCTCAACTACCGCATGAGCCCCAAGTGGATCGGCTCGGCCTCGACCGTGGTCGACTTCAGCGAGGCGGGCAACATCGGTCAGTCGTTCCTGATCAGCCGCCTGGGCGAAGCGATCATCACCAGCATCGGCATCAACGTGGACCCGTCGAAGGGCAACGTGGGCTTCAACTTCGCGATGGAGCCCCGCTTCCTGCCCAGCCTGGCCATCACCCGCCGCACCGGCATCGACATCCCGCCGGCGGGCTACAATGGACTCGAGTAG
- a CDS encoding exopolysaccharide biosynthesis protein, with amino-acid sequence MSDQEEAPESLTEVVDELEEKAAEDGDLLVGDALEEFAGRLFGPLLMIPGLLVMIPPIGGIPLLPTTMGLFIILVAGQSLLGRKHPWLPGILAERGVDEQKFKDSIDKVRPWLEWVDSFTAHRLEWMVVGPMKYVLAAVCIVMACTMPPLEFLPMACAIPGGAILLVGLGITARDGLFALVGVGAALGALYATTKAWSAFASWVGLG; translated from the coding sequence ATGTCCGATCAAGAAGAAGCCCCCGAGTCACTGACAGAAGTCGTTGACGAGCTCGAGGAGAAGGCCGCCGAGGACGGCGACCTCCTCGTCGGCGACGCGCTCGAAGAGTTTGCCGGCCGCTTGTTCGGGCCGCTGCTGATGATCCCGGGCCTGCTGGTCATGATCCCGCCGATCGGCGGCATCCCGCTGCTGCCGACCACGATGGGCCTGTTCATCATCCTGGTGGCCGGGCAGTCGCTGCTGGGCCGCAAGCACCCCTGGCTGCCGGGGATCCTCGCCGAGCGGGGTGTGGACGAGCAGAAGTTCAAGGACTCGATCGATAAGGTCCGCCCGTGGCTCGAGTGGGTCGACTCGTTCACCGCCCACCGGCTGGAGTGGATGGTGGTCGGGCCGATGAAGTACGTGCTGGCGGCGGTGTGCATCGTGATGGCGTGCACCATGCCGCCGCTGGAGTTTTTGCCGATGGCCTGCGCGATCCCCGGCGGCGCCATCCTGCTGGTCGGGTTGGGGATCACCGCCCGCGACGGGTTGTTCGCATTGGTGGGAGTCGGCGCCGCGCTGGGGGCGTTGTACGCCACGACCAAGGCGTGGTCGGCTTTTGCATCATGGGTTGGATTGGGTTAG
- a CDS encoding DNA topoisomerase IV subunit A: MAKKKKKIAAPKPKAPVKLTPRDKKTMAALRGLADGVVTAAEKKRDPYVDIPSRTLSNVKYSPRKRILEMGSSKNRRMLFDLSQAKAYMRTMLVASGCKRLLDEGKTTSLRGLFYMLKHTIENTKENTFDDQNECDTIIEDAEVLLNSIREELHLYAENRGAMVGAITLTDRGDTIDCRRMGSGGYAIPSIVEPEIIELDRKKCDAKFILHVEKGTVWQRFNEDRFWEKHNCILTHGSGQPPRGVRRLLYRMHNELKLPVYCVLDNDPWGYYIYSVIKQGSINLAFESQRMAIPEAKFLGLRSIDFERCDLPETVKIALNDSDRKRAKQIAKYPWFEKKRDWQKEIQRMLKNDFKLEVESLIAKDISYVTEVYVPERLEAQDWLD, encoded by the coding sequence ATGGCCAAGAAAAAGAAAAAGATCGCCGCCCCCAAGCCCAAGGCGCCCGTCAAGCTCACGCCGCGGGACAAGAAGACCATGGCCGCTCTCCGCGGCCTGGCCGACGGGGTCGTGACCGCCGCGGAGAAGAAGCGGGACCCGTACGTCGATATCCCCAGCCGCACGCTGAGCAACGTCAAGTACAGCCCGCGGAAGCGGATCCTCGAGATGGGCAGCAGCAAGAACCGCCGCATGCTGTTCGACCTGTCGCAGGCCAAGGCCTACATGCGAACGATGCTGGTGGCCAGCGGCTGCAAGCGGCTCTTGGACGAGGGCAAGACCACCAGCCTCCGGGGTCTGTTCTACATGCTCAAGCACACGATCGAGAACACGAAGGAGAACACCTTCGACGATCAGAACGAGTGCGACACCATCATCGAGGACGCCGAGGTGCTGCTCAACAGCATCCGCGAGGAGCTGCACCTGTACGCCGAGAACCGTGGCGCGATGGTCGGCGCGATCACTCTGACCGACCGCGGCGACACGATCGACTGCCGCCGAATGGGCTCGGGCGGGTACGCGATCCCCTCGATCGTCGAGCCGGAGATTATCGAGCTCGACCGCAAGAAGTGCGACGCCAAGTTCATCCTGCACGTCGAAAAAGGCACCGTCTGGCAGCGGTTCAACGAGGACCGCTTCTGGGAGAAGCACAACTGCATCCTGACGCACGGCTCGGGTCAGCCGCCCCGCGGCGTACGGCGGCTGCTGTACCGCATGCACAACGAGCTGAAGCTGCCGGTCTACTGCGTGCTGGATAACGACCCCTGGGGGTACTACATCTACAGCGTGATCAAGCAGGGCTCGATCAACCTGGCGTTCGAGAGCCAGCGGATGGCGATCCCCGAGGCCAAGTTCCTCGGCCTGCGGAGCATCGACTTCGAACGCTGCGACCTGCCCGAGACCGTCAAGATCGCCCTGAACGACAGCGACCGCAAACGCGCCAAGCAGATCGCCAAGTACCCCTGGTTCGAGAAGAAACGCGACTGGCAGAAAGAGATCCAGCGGATGCTGAAGAACGACTTCAAGCTCGAAGTCGAGTCACTGATCGCGAAGGACATCAGCTACGTGACCGAGGTCTACGTGCCCGAACGGCTGGAGGCTCAGGACTGGCTGGACTAG
- a CDS encoding VOC family protein has product MHSRRVRATHQLGSNRFGKKVTTAKLNLLVIRSADMNRAQQFYEAVGLQFARHSHGSGPEHLAHESGGVVFEIYPPSDPAENTTSTRLGFAVASVDATISLLASLGAVVKRQAQDSEWGRRAVVLDFDKHVVELIETSPAQPSATA; this is encoded by the coding sequence GTGCACAGCCGTAGGGTGCGTGCAACGCACCAACTAGGCTCGAACAGATTCGGCAAGAAAGTGACGACTGCGAAGCTGAACCTACTAGTCATTCGATCAGCCGACATGAATCGTGCCCAGCAGTTCTACGAAGCGGTTGGCCTGCAGTTCGCTCGGCACTCACACGGCAGTGGGCCGGAGCACCTTGCCCATGAGAGTGGCGGCGTTGTGTTCGAAATCTATCCGCCGAGTGACCCCGCAGAGAACACCACTTCAACCAGGCTAGGCTTTGCCGTCGCGTCGGTCGACGCAACGATTTCGCTCCTTGCTAGTCTTGGGGCAGTCGTGAAGAGGCAAGCGCAAGATAGTGAATGGGGGCGACGGGCCGTCGTTCTCGACTTTGACAAGCATGTCGTTGAGCTAATTGAAACATCCCCAGCGCAACCTAGCGCCACTGCGTGA